One Bradyrhizobium sp. CCGB12 genomic window carries:
- a CDS encoding MFS transporter — MDQNTPSREMNGDRVVATPQSAVRIALTVLALCFTLAVLGRGLGDSFTVFLKPISESFGWDRAQIVSVYSLTWLASGLTAPFVGRLFDHSGPRIVYAVGLLLLGAAFLIAAHAQQLWQFQLSIGLCVGIGVAFIGIVPNSILLGRWFGPRLPTAMSVVYSAMGGGVLALLPASQLLIDHIGWRGTYELFGFVALGLLLPLMLLPWRLFAAGSPHVLKKTDPDFVDNGWTLLRAMRHHAFWALFSTFFFTAVGMYAIAAQIVAYLIDAGFPPLQAATAWGFSGVVLVFGMLGVSALDGLIGRRPSVLLSYAISILGIFLLWLLQYHPNILLLTGFVVCFGSMMGSRGPLISATAMRIFQGKRVGTIYGTISIGSGLGSAFGSWSGGLIHDATHGYNALLVFALASVVLGMIPFLVVPALRR, encoded by the coding sequence ATGGACCAGAACACGCCCAGCAGGGAAATGAACGGGGATCGCGTTGTGGCGACGCCGCAAAGCGCCGTGCGCATCGCGCTCACTGTCCTCGCGCTCTGCTTCACACTGGCTGTGCTCGGCCGCGGGCTCGGCGACAGCTTTACGGTGTTCCTGAAGCCGATCTCCGAGAGCTTCGGCTGGGATCGCGCGCAGATCGTCTCGGTCTATTCCCTCACCTGGCTCGCGAGCGGTCTCACTGCACCCTTCGTCGGACGCCTGTTCGACCATTCCGGACCGCGCATCGTCTATGCGGTCGGCCTGTTGCTTCTCGGCGCGGCGTTCCTGATCGCGGCCCACGCACAGCAGCTCTGGCAGTTCCAGCTCTCGATCGGCCTCTGCGTCGGCATCGGCGTCGCCTTCATCGGCATCGTGCCGAACTCGATCCTGCTCGGCCGTTGGTTCGGGCCCCGCCTGCCGACCGCGATGTCGGTGGTTTACTCGGCGATGGGCGGCGGCGTGCTGGCGCTGCTGCCGGCATCGCAGCTCCTGATCGATCACATCGGCTGGCGCGGCACCTACGAGCTGTTCGGCTTCGTGGCTCTGGGCCTGCTGCTGCCGCTCATGCTGCTGCCGTGGCGGCTGTTCGCTGCCGGCTCGCCCCATGTCCTGAAGAAGACCGATCCTGACTTCGTCGACAATGGCTGGACGCTCCTCCGCGCCATGCGGCACCACGCGTTCTGGGCGCTGTTCTCGACCTTCTTCTTCACTGCGGTCGGCATGTATGCGATCGCCGCGCAGATCGTGGCCTACCTGATCGATGCCGGGTTTCCGCCGCTCCAGGCCGCAACCGCCTGGGGCTTCTCCGGCGTCGTGCTGGTGTTCGGCATGTTGGGGGTCTCCGCCCTCGATGGCCTGATCGGGCGCCGGCCATCCGTGCTGCTCAGCTACGCGATCTCGATCCTCGGCATCTTCCTGCTCTGGCTGCTGCAGTACCATCCGAACATCCTTCTGCTCACCGGCTTCGTGGTCTGCTTCGGCAGCATGATGGGCTCGCGCGGCCCGCTGATCAGCGCCACCGCGATGAGGATCTTCCAGGGCAAGCGGGTCGGCACCATCTACGGCACCATCTCGATCGGCAGTGGCCTCGGCTCCGCGTTCGGCTCCTGGAGCGGCGGCCTGATTCATGATGCGACGCACGGCTACAACGCATTGCTCGTCTTCGCGCTTGCGAGCGTGGTGCTGGGGATGATTCCGTTCCTGGTCGTGCCCGCCTTGCGGCGCTAG